The Callithrix jacchus isolate 240 chromosome 20, calJac240_pri, whole genome shotgun sequence genome has a window encoding:
- the SETD6 gene encoding N-lysine methyltransferase SETD6 isoform X3, with product MFSGGTIPAGANPGQCTAQTPKQAPRGSGAGAGPETPEVTALPTGPRGGSSSDHGDPGEAPTARSAHAPRSPLVLSGPSAVGPGHCAHLSQMAEPIACGDQDPVAGFLSWCRRVGLELSPKVEVSRQGTVAGYGMVARESVQAGELLFVVPRAAILSQYTCSIGGLLERERGALQSQSGWVPLLLALLHELQAPASHWRPYFALWPELGHLKHPMFCFQEPLEEEEDEKEPNSPVMVPAADILNHLANHNANLEYSADCLRMVATQPIPKGHEIFNTYGQMANWQLIHMYGFVEPYPDNTDDTADIQMVIVREAALQGTKTEAERLLLYERWDFLCKLEMVGEEGAFVIGREEVLTEEELTTTLKVLCMPAEEFREFKDQDGGGDDKREEGSLTVTNIPKLKASWRQLLRNSILLTLQTYATDLKTDKDVLSNKEVYAKLSWREQQALQVRYGQKMILHQLLELTN from the exons ATGTTCTCAGGTGGAACCATTCCAGCTGGCGCTAACCCGGGCCAGTGCACAGCGCAGACGCCAAAACAGGCACCACGTGGTTCCGGCGCCGGGGCGGGGCCAGAGACGCCGGAAGTGACCGCGCTACCTACGGGTCCGCGGGGCGGCTCAAGCTCAGACCATGGCGACCCAGGCGAAGCGCCCACGG CCCGTTCTGCGCACGCGCCGCGGTCTCCTCTAGTTCTCAGCGGGCCTTCGGCGGTCGGGCCTGGTCACTGCGCGCACTTATCTCAGATGGCAGAGCCCATAGCTTGCGGCGACCAGGATCCTGTGGCCGGCTTCTTGAGTTGGTGCCGGCGGGTGGGACTGGAGTTGAGCCCCAAG GTGGAGGTCAGCCGGCAGGGCACGGTGGCCGGCTATGGCATGGTGGCCCGGGAGAGCGTGCAGGCCGGAGAGCTGCTGTTCGTGGTGCCGCGTGCCGCGATCCTGTCGCAGTACACCTGCTCTATCGGCGGCCTGTTGGAGCGAG AGCGAGGCGCACTGCAGAGCCAGTCGGGCTGGGTGCCACTGCTGCTGGCGCTGCTGCACGAGCTGCAGGCCCCGGCCTCACACTGGAGGCCGTACTTTGCGCTCTGGCCCGAGCTGGGCCACTTGAAGCACCCTATGTTCTG CTTTCAGGAACcactggaggaagaggaggatgaaaAGGAGCCCAACTCCCCCGTGATGGTGCCCGCTGCAGACATACTAAACCACTTAGCCAATCACAATGCCAATCTGGAATACTCTGCG GATTGTCTTCGGATGGTAGCCACTCAGCCCATTCCTAAAGGCCATGAGATTTTCAACACTTATGGGCAAATGGCTAACTGGCAACTGATTCATATGTATGGTTTTGTTGAACCATATCCTGACAACACAGATGACACAGCTGACATTCAGATGGTGATAGTTCGTGAGGCAGCATTACAGG GAACAAAAACTGAAGCTGAAAGGCTCCTACTGTATGAGCGCTGGGATTTCCTATGCAAACTGGAGATGGTAGGGGAAGAGGGAGCTTTTGTGatagggagggaggaggtgctgACTGAAGAGGAGCTGACCACCACACTAAAG GTACTGTGCATGCCTGCTGAAGAGTTCAGAGAGTTTAAAGACCAGGATGGAGGGGGAGATGATAAAAGGGAAGAGGGCAGCCTGACAGTCACAAACATTCCCAAGCTCAAAGCATCGTGGAGACAACTGCTTCGAAACAGCATTCTGTTGACCCTGCAAACCTATGCCACAGACTTAAAAACTGACAAAGATGTACTCAGCAATAAGGAGGTCTATGCTAAACTCAGCTGGAGGGAACAGCAAGCCCTACAGGTTCGCTATGGTCAGAAGATGATCTTACATCAGTTGTTAGAACTGACAAATTAG
- the SETD6 gene encoding N-lysine methyltransferase SETD6 isoform X2, with protein sequence MATQAKRPRVSGGRRFQPSPPCLTPSLPAGQSACPLSAPSCGFRAPLHLSPLPTKARSAHAPRSPLVLSGPSAVGPGHCAHLSQMAEPIACGDQDPVAGFLSWCRRVGLELSPKVEVSRQGTVAGYGMVARESVQAGELLFVVPRAAILSQYTCSIGGLLERERGALQSQSGWVPLLLALLHELQAPASHWRPYFALWPELGHLKHPMFWPEEERRRLLQGTGVPEAVEKDLDSIRSEYHSIVLPFMEAHPDLFSLRVHSLELYLQLVALVMAYSFQEPLEEEEDEKEPNSPVMVPAADILNHLANHNANLEYSADCLRMVATQPIPKGHEIFNTYGQMANWQLIHMYGFVEPYPDNTDDTADIQMVIVREAALQGTKTEAERLLLYERWDFLCKLEMVGEEGAFVIGREEVLTEEELTTTLKVLCMPAEEFREFKDQDGGGDDKREEGSLTVTNIPKLKASWRQLLRNSILLTLQTYATDLKTDKDVLSNKEVYAKLSWREQQALQVRYGQKMILHQLLELTN encoded by the exons ATGGCGACCCAGGCGAAGCGCCCACGGGTGAGTGGTGGGCGCAGGTTCCAGCCTTCTCCTCCGTGCCTCACCCCTTCTCTGCCCGCAGGGCAGTCCGCGTGCCCCCTCTCTGCTCCCTCCTGCGGGTTTCGCGCCCCTCTCCATTTGTCACCTCTTCCCACCAAAGCCCGTTCTGCGCACGCGCCGCGGTCTCCTCTAGTTCTCAGCGGGCCTTCGGCGGTCGGGCCTGGTCACTGCGCGCACTTATCTCAGATGGCAGAGCCCATAGCTTGCGGCGACCAGGATCCTGTGGCCGGCTTCTTGAGTTGGTGCCGGCGGGTGGGACTGGAGTTGAGCCCCAAG GTGGAGGTCAGCCGGCAGGGCACGGTGGCCGGCTATGGCATGGTGGCCCGGGAGAGCGTGCAGGCCGGAGAGCTGCTGTTCGTGGTGCCGCGTGCCGCGATCCTGTCGCAGTACACCTGCTCTATCGGCGGCCTGTTGGAGCGAG AGCGAGGCGCACTGCAGAGCCAGTCGGGCTGGGTGCCACTGCTGCTGGCGCTGCTGCACGAGCTGCAGGCCCCGGCCTCACACTGGAGGCCGTACTTTGCGCTCTGGCCCGAGCTGGGCCACTTGAAGCACCCTATGTTCTG GCCAGAGGAGGAGCGCCGGCGCCTGCTGCAGGGCACAGGCGTACCTGAAGCCGTGGAGAAGGATTTGGACAGCATCCGTAGCGAGTACCACTCGATTGTGCTGCCCTTTATGGAAGCCCACCCCGATCTCTTCAGCCTCAGGGTTCACTCCCTAGAACTCTACCTCCAGCTCGTGGCCCTTGTAATGGCCTATAG CTTTCAGGAACcactggaggaagaggaggatgaaaAGGAGCCCAACTCCCCCGTGATGGTGCCCGCTGCAGACATACTAAACCACTTAGCCAATCACAATGCCAATCTGGAATACTCTGCG GATTGTCTTCGGATGGTAGCCACTCAGCCCATTCCTAAAGGCCATGAGATTTTCAACACTTATGGGCAAATGGCTAACTGGCAACTGATTCATATGTATGGTTTTGTTGAACCATATCCTGACAACACAGATGACACAGCTGACATTCAGATGGTGATAGTTCGTGAGGCAGCATTACAGG GAACAAAAACTGAAGCTGAAAGGCTCCTACTGTATGAGCGCTGGGATTTCCTATGCAAACTGGAGATGGTAGGGGAAGAGGGAGCTTTTGTGatagggagggaggaggtgctgACTGAAGAGGAGCTGACCACCACACTAAAG GTACTGTGCATGCCTGCTGAAGAGTTCAGAGAGTTTAAAGACCAGGATGGAGGGGGAGATGATAAAAGGGAAGAGGGCAGCCTGACAGTCACAAACATTCCCAAGCTCAAAGCATCGTGGAGACAACTGCTTCGAAACAGCATTCTGTTGACCCTGCAAACCTATGCCACAGACTTAAAAACTGACAAAGATGTACTCAGCAATAAGGAGGTCTATGCTAAACTCAGCTGGAGGGAACAGCAAGCCCTACAGGTTCGCTATGGTCAGAAGATGATCTTACATCAGTTGTTAGAACTGACAAATTAG
- the SETD6 gene encoding N-lysine methyltransferase SETD6 isoform X1 gives MFSGGTIPAGANPGQCTAQTPKQAPRGSGAGAGPETPEVTALPTGPRGGSSSDHGDPGEAPTARSAHAPRSPLVLSGPSAVGPGHCAHLSQMAEPIACGDQDPVAGFLSWCRRVGLELSPKVEVSRQGTVAGYGMVARESVQAGELLFVVPRAAILSQYTCSIGGLLERERGALQSQSGWVPLLLALLHELQAPASHWRPYFALWPELGHLKHPMFWPEEERRRLLQGTGVPEAVEKDLDSIRSEYHSIVLPFMEAHPDLFSLRVHSLELYLQLVALVMAYSFQEPLEEEEDEKEPNSPVMVPAADILNHLANHNANLEYSADCLRMVATQPIPKGHEIFNTYGQMANWQLIHMYGFVEPYPDNTDDTADIQMVIVREAALQGTKTEAERLLLYERWDFLCKLEMVGEEGAFVIGREEVLTEEELTTTLKVLCMPAEEFREFKDQDGGGDDKREEGSLTVTNIPKLKASWRQLLRNSILLTLQTYATDLKTDKDVLSNKEVYAKLSWREQQALQVRYGQKMILHQLLELTN, from the exons ATGTTCTCAGGTGGAACCATTCCAGCTGGCGCTAACCCGGGCCAGTGCACAGCGCAGACGCCAAAACAGGCACCACGTGGTTCCGGCGCCGGGGCGGGGCCAGAGACGCCGGAAGTGACCGCGCTACCTACGGGTCCGCGGGGCGGCTCAAGCTCAGACCATGGCGACCCAGGCGAAGCGCCCACGG CCCGTTCTGCGCACGCGCCGCGGTCTCCTCTAGTTCTCAGCGGGCCTTCGGCGGTCGGGCCTGGTCACTGCGCGCACTTATCTCAGATGGCAGAGCCCATAGCTTGCGGCGACCAGGATCCTGTGGCCGGCTTCTTGAGTTGGTGCCGGCGGGTGGGACTGGAGTTGAGCCCCAAG GTGGAGGTCAGCCGGCAGGGCACGGTGGCCGGCTATGGCATGGTGGCCCGGGAGAGCGTGCAGGCCGGAGAGCTGCTGTTCGTGGTGCCGCGTGCCGCGATCCTGTCGCAGTACACCTGCTCTATCGGCGGCCTGTTGGAGCGAG AGCGAGGCGCACTGCAGAGCCAGTCGGGCTGGGTGCCACTGCTGCTGGCGCTGCTGCACGAGCTGCAGGCCCCGGCCTCACACTGGAGGCCGTACTTTGCGCTCTGGCCCGAGCTGGGCCACTTGAAGCACCCTATGTTCTG GCCAGAGGAGGAGCGCCGGCGCCTGCTGCAGGGCACAGGCGTACCTGAAGCCGTGGAGAAGGATTTGGACAGCATCCGTAGCGAGTACCACTCGATTGTGCTGCCCTTTATGGAAGCCCACCCCGATCTCTTCAGCCTCAGGGTTCACTCCCTAGAACTCTACCTCCAGCTCGTGGCCCTTGTAATGGCCTATAG CTTTCAGGAACcactggaggaagaggaggatgaaaAGGAGCCCAACTCCCCCGTGATGGTGCCCGCTGCAGACATACTAAACCACTTAGCCAATCACAATGCCAATCTGGAATACTCTGCG GATTGTCTTCGGATGGTAGCCACTCAGCCCATTCCTAAAGGCCATGAGATTTTCAACACTTATGGGCAAATGGCTAACTGGCAACTGATTCATATGTATGGTTTTGTTGAACCATATCCTGACAACACAGATGACACAGCTGACATTCAGATGGTGATAGTTCGTGAGGCAGCATTACAGG GAACAAAAACTGAAGCTGAAAGGCTCCTACTGTATGAGCGCTGGGATTTCCTATGCAAACTGGAGATGGTAGGGGAAGAGGGAGCTTTTGTGatagggagggaggaggtgctgACTGAAGAGGAGCTGACCACCACACTAAAG GTACTGTGCATGCCTGCTGAAGAGTTCAGAGAGTTTAAAGACCAGGATGGAGGGGGAGATGATAAAAGGGAAGAGGGCAGCCTGACAGTCACAAACATTCCCAAGCTCAAAGCATCGTGGAGACAACTGCTTCGAAACAGCATTCTGTTGACCCTGCAAACCTATGCCACAGACTTAAAAACTGACAAAGATGTACTCAGCAATAAGGAGGTCTATGCTAAACTCAGCTGGAGGGAACAGCAAGCCCTACAGGTTCGCTATGGTCAGAAGATGATCTTACATCAGTTGTTAGAACTGACAAATTAG
- the SETD6 gene encoding N-lysine methyltransferase SETD6 isoform X4, translating into MATQAKRPRMAEPIACGDQDPVAGFLSWCRRVGLELSPKVEVSRQGTVAGYGMVARESVQAGELLFVVPRAAILSQYTCSIGGLLERERGALQSQSGWVPLLLALLHELQAPASHWRPYFALWPELGHLKHPMFWPEEERRRLLQGTGVPEAVEKDLDSIRSEYHSIVLPFMEAHPDLFSLRVHSLELYLQLVALVMAYSFQEPLEEEEDEKEPNSPVMVPAADILNHLANHNANLEYSADCLRMVATQPIPKGHEIFNTYGQMANWQLIHMYGFVEPYPDNTDDTADIQMVIVREAALQGTKTEAERLLLYERWDFLCKLEMVGEEGAFVIGREEVLTEEELTTTLKVLCMPAEEFREFKDQDGGGDDKREEGSLTVTNIPKLKASWRQLLRNSILLTLQTYATDLKTDKDVLSNKEVYAKLSWREQQALQVRYGQKMILHQLLELTN; encoded by the exons ATGGCGACCCAGGCGAAGCGCCCACGG ATGGCAGAGCCCATAGCTTGCGGCGACCAGGATCCTGTGGCCGGCTTCTTGAGTTGGTGCCGGCGGGTGGGACTGGAGTTGAGCCCCAAG GTGGAGGTCAGCCGGCAGGGCACGGTGGCCGGCTATGGCATGGTGGCCCGGGAGAGCGTGCAGGCCGGAGAGCTGCTGTTCGTGGTGCCGCGTGCCGCGATCCTGTCGCAGTACACCTGCTCTATCGGCGGCCTGTTGGAGCGAG AGCGAGGCGCACTGCAGAGCCAGTCGGGCTGGGTGCCACTGCTGCTGGCGCTGCTGCACGAGCTGCAGGCCCCGGCCTCACACTGGAGGCCGTACTTTGCGCTCTGGCCCGAGCTGGGCCACTTGAAGCACCCTATGTTCTG GCCAGAGGAGGAGCGCCGGCGCCTGCTGCAGGGCACAGGCGTACCTGAAGCCGTGGAGAAGGATTTGGACAGCATCCGTAGCGAGTACCACTCGATTGTGCTGCCCTTTATGGAAGCCCACCCCGATCTCTTCAGCCTCAGGGTTCACTCCCTAGAACTCTACCTCCAGCTCGTGGCCCTTGTAATGGCCTATAG CTTTCAGGAACcactggaggaagaggaggatgaaaAGGAGCCCAACTCCCCCGTGATGGTGCCCGCTGCAGACATACTAAACCACTTAGCCAATCACAATGCCAATCTGGAATACTCTGCG GATTGTCTTCGGATGGTAGCCACTCAGCCCATTCCTAAAGGCCATGAGATTTTCAACACTTATGGGCAAATGGCTAACTGGCAACTGATTCATATGTATGGTTTTGTTGAACCATATCCTGACAACACAGATGACACAGCTGACATTCAGATGGTGATAGTTCGTGAGGCAGCATTACAGG GAACAAAAACTGAAGCTGAAAGGCTCCTACTGTATGAGCGCTGGGATTTCCTATGCAAACTGGAGATGGTAGGGGAAGAGGGAGCTTTTGTGatagggagggaggaggtgctgACTGAAGAGGAGCTGACCACCACACTAAAG GTACTGTGCATGCCTGCTGAAGAGTTCAGAGAGTTTAAAGACCAGGATGGAGGGGGAGATGATAAAAGGGAAGAGGGCAGCCTGACAGTCACAAACATTCCCAAGCTCAAAGCATCGTGGAGACAACTGCTTCGAAACAGCATTCTGTTGACCCTGCAAACCTATGCCACAGACTTAAAAACTGACAAAGATGTACTCAGCAATAAGGAGGTCTATGCTAAACTCAGCTGGAGGGAACAGCAAGCCCTACAGGTTCGCTATGGTCAGAAGATGATCTTACATCAGTTGTTAGAACTGACAAATTAG